CACATATTGTATCAGGAGATCGTCGTTTATTCCTGGGGGAGCAAGACCTTATGCGGCTTCCAATTCTGCCCACGCTGGCACAAAATGGCACCCAACTGGCCTGCTGGCGTATAGGCGAAGATTTCTTCTGGCAAATCATCGCTTTCACGCGGCAAAAAACGCCCGTAAAGGACATCCTGCCAGGCTTCTTCGCTAAGATGCAGCGCAGGCTCATCAGCAAACGCGACTTCTGGGGAGATGATATGGCGCTGCCAATCTTCATCCTCTAGCAAGTCATCCAGCGAAACAGCATTAGCAAGATTAAAACCGCCACTGCGCTCCCTGACCAGGCCACTGAGATGGGCACCAACACCAAGCTGCTCGCCCAGATCATACGCGAGGCTGCGAATATAGGTACCCGGGCTACACGTTACGAGGAGCGTCGCTTTTGGCGCTTGCCAGCGAACCAGCACGATATGGTGAATCGTCACAGGGCGCGCTTCCACCTCAACAGACTTGCCCTGCCGTGCCAACTCATAAAGCTTCTTGCCGTCCTTCTTGATGGCGCTGTACATGGGCGGAACCTGGTCAATATCACCGATGAAAGGCAATAAAGCCGCTTCTACTTCCGCCTGCGTCAAATGGCTGGCATCCCGTTCCGCAGTGATCGCCCCTTCAGCATCGTAACTATCTGTCGTGATGCCAAAATGC
The Phototrophicus methaneseepsis DNA segment above includes these coding regions:
- the truB gene encoding tRNA pseudouridine(55) synthase TruB, which translates into the protein MSDDAHAYYGFLNINKPTGMTSHDVVARVRRILRAATGSKKVGHAGTLDPMATGVLVLCLQQATRLSEYAMRSTKVYRAEVHFGITTDSYDAEGAITAERDASHLTQAEVEAALLPFIGDIDQVPPMYSAIKKDGKKLYELARQGKSVEVEARPVTIHHIVLVRWQAPKATLLVTCSPGTYIRSLAYDLGEQLGVGAHLSGLVRERSGGFNLANAVSLDDLLEDEDWQRHIISPEVAFADEPALHLSEEAWQDVLYGRFLPRESDDLPEEIFAYTPAGQLGAILCQRGQNWKPHKVLLPQE